Proteins encoded in a region of the Candidatus Hydrogenedentota bacterium genome:
- a CDS encoding glycosyltransferase: MNEPRLRITGRLRSIMSYDKLAGEVPRVLVLRSQYWLDGACEAAARGIGWQVASVPTAMEGAASREQIAQLLDAIVTTRPDFILSINLAGMDVDGMWARFFHDLRVPYVAWFVDNPRTIVMGRTTYASNHAMALTWDESYAPYLRAVGFPHVHWLPLAADTTLFNAGPAELAMHPPAFVGNSTVEFAERAWQAVREKPKLSVLAEGAFAVGAVTRDHMARGLASIIGAEAASALDPEESRHLEMLFFLEGTRRLRHDALRQLAPDGVQVRGDGAWKTVVADAMPPVHYFDALPAFYRECAVNLNFTSIQMPAAVNQRVFDCPAAGGFLLTDRQSDLARLFDSTEVATFASIDECRDQLAHFRARASARAAIVNAARTRILGEHTYAHRLRTIARWVMEHFG; this comes from the coding sequence ATGAATGAACCGCGCCTCCGTATTACCGGTCGGCTCCGATCGATTATGAGCTACGACAAACTCGCGGGCGAAGTCCCGCGCGTACTCGTTCTACGGAGCCAATATTGGCTCGATGGTGCATGCGAAGCCGCGGCGCGCGGCATCGGGTGGCAGGTTGCGTCCGTTCCGACGGCCATGGAGGGCGCGGCGTCCCGCGAACAAATCGCGCAGTTGCTCGATGCGATCGTAACGACGCGTCCCGACTTCATCCTGTCAATCAACCTTGCCGGGATGGATGTCGACGGGATGTGGGCGCGCTTCTTCCATGACTTGCGCGTTCCGTACGTGGCGTGGTTTGTCGACAATCCCCGCACGATTGTCATGGGACGGACCACCTATGCCTCCAATCATGCGATGGCGCTCACGTGGGATGAATCGTACGCCCCCTACTTGCGCGCCGTAGGTTTTCCCCACGTGCACTGGCTGCCGCTCGCGGCGGATACGACGCTGTTCAACGCGGGACCGGCGGAACTCGCGATGCATCCCCCGGCGTTCGTCGGTAACTCGACGGTCGAGTTCGCCGAGCGCGCATGGCAAGCAGTCCGCGAGAAGCCAAAACTGTCCGTACTGGCAGAAGGGGCCTTTGCCGTCGGCGCAGTCACGCGCGATCACATGGCGCGCGGGCTCGCTTCCATCATTGGAGCGGAAGCGGCGTCGGCGTTGGACCCCGAGGAAAGCCGGCATCTGGAAATGCTGTTTTTTCTCGAAGGCACGCGGCGCCTGCGCCACGATGCCTTGCGGCAATTGGCGCCGGACGGCGTGCAGGTGCGGGGCGACGGCGCGTGGAAAACGGTCGTCGCGGATGCGATGCCGCCCGTTCATTACTTCGACGCTCTGCCGGCGTTCTATCGCGAGTGCGCCGTCAATCTGAACTTCACAAGCATCCAGATGCCCGCCGCGGTGAACCAACGCGTGTTCGATTGCCCCGCGGCAGGTGGTTTCTTGTTAACCGACAGGCAAAGCGATCTGGCGCGTTTGTTCGATTCAACGGAGGTCGCAACGTTTGCGTCAATAGACGAATGCCGCGATCAGTTGGCGCATTTTCGCGCAAGAGCGAGTGCCCGTGCCGCGATCGTTAACGCCGCGCGCACGCGCATTTTGGGCGAACACACCTACGCGCACCGCCTGCGCACGATCGCGCGGTGGGTGATGGAACACTTCGGCTGA